A single region of the Candidatus Cloacimonadaceae bacterium genome encodes:
- a CDS encoding DUF3164 family protein — protein sequence METKNTPKAKATTERTKIDAQGRAIPVSVIKSEMLKQDTVVNNTLDRVLRLQKRIISDKIKLYAEVESYLEFVAKKSGLEWKGNAGFTSFDGKYKIDIRFKERLEFGLELQLAKQKIDECIKAWTTDSNVNLRAIINEAFQVDKKGEIAKFRILALRKYNIKDPTWKEAMELIDKAIQVVSTKQYVSFYERDEHGEYKLIVLNFTAL from the coding sequence ATGGAAACCAAGAACACCCCCAAAGCGAAAGCGACCACAGAACGCACCAAGATTGATGCTCAAGGTCGAGCCATCCCGGTCTCTGTAATCAAGTCCGAGATGCTCAAACAGGATACTGTAGTCAACAACACCCTTGATCGGGTACTGCGGCTTCAAAAACGCATTATATCCGACAAGATCAAGCTCTATGCCGAGGTTGAAAGCTATCTCGAGTTCGTGGCCAAGAAGAGCGGCTTGGAGTGGAAAGGCAATGCCGGATTCACCAGCTTCGACGGCAAGTACAAGATCGATATCCGCTTCAAAGAGCGTCTTGAGTTCGGTCTGGAGCTTCAGCTCGCCAAGCAGAAGATAGACGAGTGCATCAAAGCCTGGACAACCGACTCCAACGTTAATCTACGTGCTATTATCAACGAAGCCTTCCAAGTTGATAAGAAGGGCGAGATTGCTAAGTTCCGTATTCTAGCACTGCGTAAGTATAACATCAAAGACCCCACCTGGAAAGAGGCTATGGAACTGATCGACAAAGCGATACAGGTAGTCTCGACAAAGCAGTACGTTTCCTTTTACGAAAGAGACGAGCATGGCG